One window of the Psilocybe cubensis strain MGC-MH-2018 chromosome 12, whole genome shotgun sequence genome contains the following:
- a CDS encoding Fruiting body protein SC3: MLSRIYTFFVLAILAMLAAATTTVTTSPGAPTSIPANQCNGSNLQCCNSLERSDGSLVGTLLGLLGVVIQGVEVLVGINCSPIDILGIGQNGCHSQPVCCQNNDFSGIIAIGCVPININL, from the exons ATGCTTTCTCGCATTTATACGTTTTTCGTCCTCGCCATTTTGGCTATGCTTGCGGCCGCCACCACGACCGTTACTACTTCT CCCGGGGCACCTACCAGCATTCCTGCTAACCAATGCAACGGTTCAAACTTGCAATGCTGCAATTCTCTGGAAAGG TCTGACGGGAGCCTCGTCGGAACTTTGCTTGGGCTTCTTGGTGTCGTGATCCAGGGTGTTGAAGTTTTGGT TGGTATTAATTGCTCTCCGATTGATATCCTTGGTATCGGCCAAAACGGGTGCCATTCGCAACCTGTTTGCTGCCAGAACAACGACTTT TCGGGAATCATTGCTATCGGTTGTGTCCCCATCAATATCAATCTTTGA
- a CDS encoding Tubulin beta chain, with amino-acid sequence MREIVHLQTGQCGNQIGAKFWEVVSDEHGIERDGLYKGNLDLQLERISVYYNEVGANKYVPRAVLVDLEPGTMDSVRSGPLGGLFRPDNFVFGQSGAGNNWAKGHYTEGAELVDSVLDVVRKEAEGTDCLQGFQITHSLGGGTGAGMGTLLISKIREEYPDRMMCTYSVVPSPKVSDTVVEPYNATLSVHQLVENSDETFCIDNEALYDICFRTLKLSTPTYGDLNHLVSIVMSGTTTCLRFPGQLNSDLRKLAVNMVPFPRLHFFMTGFAPLTARGSQQYRAVTVPELTQQMFDAKNMMAATDPRHGRYLTVAAVFRGKVSMKEVEEQMQNVQSKNSAYFVEWIPNNVITAQCDIPPRGLKMSVTFLGNSTAIQELFKRVSDQFTAMFKRKAFLHWYTQEGMDEMEFTEAESNMQDLVAEYQQYQDATIEEEVEYEEEQPEEEQ; translated from the exons ATGCGTGAGATCGTCCACTTGCAGACCGGCCAG TGCGGCAACCAAATTG GTGCCAAGTTCTGGGAAGTTGTCTCTGATGAGCACGGCATCGAGCGGGATGGTCTCTACAAGGGTAACCTCGATCTTCAGTTGGAGCGCATCTCCGTGTACTACAACGAGGTCGGTGCCAACAAGTATGTGCCTCGTGCCGTCTTGGTCGATCTCGAGCCCGGAACAATGGACTCGGTGCGATCTGGTCCCCTTGGTGGCCTTTTCCGCCCCGACAACTTTGTCTTCGGTCAAAGTGGTGCTGGTAACAATTGGGCAAAAGGAC ATTACACGGAGGGAGCTGAGCTCGTCGACTCCGTTCTCGATGTCGTGCGCAAGGAGGCCGAAGGAACAGACTGCCTTCAAG GCTTCCAGATCACCCACTCTCTTGGTGGTGGAACTGGTGCTGGTATGGGTACCCTTCTTATCTCTAAAATTCGCGAGGAATACCCCGACAGAATGATGTGCACATACTCTGTCGTGCCCAGTCCCAAGGTGTCGGATACCGTTGTTGAG CCCTACAACGCTACCCTCTCCGTTCACCAACTTGTTGAGAACTCCGATGAGACTTTCTGTATTGATAACGAGGCTCTTTACGATATCTGCTTCAGGACTCTTAAGCTTTCAACACCCACTTACGGTGATCTTAACCACCTTGTCTCCATCGTCATGTCCGGCACTACCACTTGCTTGCGTTTCCCCGGTCAGCTCAACTCTGACCTGAGAAAATTGGCTGTTAACATGG TTCCCTTCCCTCGTCTGCATTTCTTCATGACTGGTTTCGCTCCCCTTACTGCTCGCGGCAGCCAACAGTACCGCGCCGTCACCGTTCCCGAACTTACTCAACAGATGTTCGACGCTAAGAACATGATGGCTGCCACCGATCCCCGTCACGGTCGCTACCTCACA GTTGCCGCCGTCTTCCGTGGAAAGGTCTCCATGAAGGAAGTCGAGGAGCAGATGCAAAATGTGCAAAGCAAAAACTCCGCCTACTTCGTCGAGTGGATTCCCAACAACGTCATTACCGCACAGTGTGACATTCCTCCTCGTGGATTGAAGATGTCTGTTACTTTCTTGGGCAACTCAACCGCCATTCAGGAGCTCTTCAAACGTGTCAGCGATCAATTCACTGCCATGTTCAAGCGCAAGGCCTTCTTGCATTGGTATACCCAGGAGGGTATGGACGAGATGGAATTCACCGAGGCCGAATCCAACATGCAGGATTTGGTTGCCGAGTACCAGCAGTACCAGGATGCCAC cattgaggaggaggttgagtATGAGGAGGAGCAACCCGAAGAGGAGCAGTAA
- a CDS encoding Ubiquitin-like protein pmt3/smt3, whose protein sequence is MSHEPEDVKPKLNLNISYDGTQITVKVKTNMKFAKIFEAAEKRFGKDKGTFKFTYDGQRIKPEQTPAEVGMEDGDQIDAFLEQLGGGYCPS, encoded by the exons ATGTCTCATGAACCCGAAGATGTGAAGCCCAAACTCAACTTGAACATTTCATATGATGGTACCC AAATTACCGTCAAAGTGAAGACAAACATGAAATTCGCAAAGATCTTCGAAGCAGCAGAG AAACGTTTCGGAAAAGACAAAG GAACCTTCAAATTCACATATGATGGCCAACGAATCAAACCTGAACAAACGCCTGCAGAG GTGGGTATGGAGGATGGGGACCAAATAGATGCTTTCCTGGAGCAG TTGGGTGGCGGATATTGCCCATCATAA
- a CDS encoding Fruiting body protein SC3 codes for MPSRLSSIVFLTSAILAVAKPRPGGYPPPPPTTTTCYPSTVTTTVTQPASTVTYTVPVTTTVVKTTTVLVPPVTYTSTVTDHETTTYTQTVTQTVTQTAPPVTVTATTTAISTVTYTAPGGTVTSTVTIPYTKTVTVPGGTQTYTVTQPVTTTYTEDITTTVPYGTTTVTVTGPGSTTTAGSGPSNQCNTGSLQCCNSTHKATDSAVSGLLGLLGVVVGSVTGLVGLTCSPLNVLGISGNSCSAQPVCCTNNTFNGIISLGCTPINLNL; via the exons ATGCCATCTCGTCTCTCTTCGATTGTCTTCTTGACCTCAGCCATCCTTGCGGTCGCAAAGCCACGTCCTGGAGGGTATCCGCCCCCACCACCCACGACCACAACGTGTTACCCCTCCACTGTCACCACTACGGTCACCCAGCCTGCTAGCACAGTTACTTACACTGTGCCGGTGACCACGACCGTCGTTAAAACCACGACAGTTCTCGTGCCACCAGTCACGTATACTAGCACCGTTACCGACCATGAGACGACGACCTACACTCAGACGGTGACGCAGACGGTTACACAGACCGCGCCGCCGGTGACGGTAACGGCCACGACGACTGCGATTTCCACTGTCACGTATACGGCGCCTGGCGGTACAGTTACCAGTACGGTCACTATCCCGTACACGAAGACTGTCACCGTTCCAGGAGGCACACAGACGTATACCGTCACTCAGCCCGTTACGACTACGTATACTGAGGACATCACTACCACCGTTCCATATGGCACCACGACTGTCACTGTTACTGGT CCCGGCTCGACCACCACTGCTGGTAGTGGACCGTCTAATCAATGCAACACTGGCTCTCTTCAATGCT GCAACTCGACCCACAAGGCCACAGATAGCGCTGTCAGCGGACTTCTAGGTTTACTTGGTGTAGTCGTCGGCTCAGTCACCGGTCTTGT GGGCCTTACCTGTTCGCCGCTCAACGTCCTCGGTATCAGTGGCAACTCGTGCAGTGCCCAACCCGTCTGCTGTACTAACAACACCTTC AATGGAATCATCTCGCTCGGATGCACGCCCATCAACCTTAACCTGTAA
- a CDS encoding putative transport protein (putative transport protein YPL264C) codes for MDVAVIKLHKTDPPVTTFQLILVRMAITFICCMIYMHLAKIPDPLLGPKGVRLWLLMRGIGGFIGLFGIYFSLQYLSLSDATVLTFLSPTTTTVAGAIFLKEKFIIRQAVAGLVSLVGVVLIARPTFIFGDSAHSHEPNGTTPSERLLAVGVSLVGVLGATLAYISIRSIGKRAHTMHIMVYFALQCVVGSTIGMIVTKTPVVIPTQIEWLSLLFMIGVFGFAAQIFLTLGFQREAVGRGTLALYTQIIFASFLEYIVFHTTPSRLSIFGILLIMGSAIYIALTKKPNSPELNSISQPDDEELGRSLLSPNSDTP; via the exons ATGGACGTCGCCGTGATAAAGCTGCACAAAACAGACCCTCCAGTCACTACATTCCAG CTAATTTTGGTCCGCATG GCAATTACTTTTATATGCTGCATGATATACAT GCACTTGGCAAAAATTCCAGACCCACTGCTGGGTCCCAAAGGAGTTCGATTATGGTTGCTAATGCGCGGAATTGGAGG ATTTATTGGTCTCTTTGGGATTTACTTCTCCCTGCAGTACCTATCTCTGTCAGACGCCACCGTTTTGACGTTTCTGTCGCCAACCACGACGACAGTTGCTGGTGCCATCTTTTTGAAGGAGAAATTCATTATTCGACAGGCGGTAGCTGGAT TGGTTAGTCTAGTAGGGGTCGTTCTGATAGCGCGGCCGACGTTTATCTTTGGGGACTCGGCTCATTCTCACGAGCCCAATGGAACGACTCCATCTGAGCGGTTATTGGCGGTTGG GGTGTCCCTTGTTGGAGTGCTTGGTGCCACTCTAGCTT ATATATCAATTCGGTCTATTGGTAAGAGGGCGCATACTATGCATATCATGGTCTATTTCGCTTTGCAATGTGTTGTTGGTTCAACAATAGG GATGATCGTCACAAAGACACCGGTTGTCATTCCTACCCAGATAGAATGGCTTTCGCTCTTGTTCATGATCGGCGTGTTTGGCTTTGCTGCACAG ATTTTTTTAACGCTGGGATTCCAACGTGAGGCTGTGGGCCGCGGAACATTAGCCCTATATACACAG ATTATCTTTGCGTCTTTCCTTGAATACATAGTTTTCCATACGACTCCTTCGCGACTCTCGATTTTTGGGATTTTATTGATCATGGGATCAGCTATATATATTGCG CTTACCAAGAAACCAAATTCACCAGAGCTAAATAGTATTAGCCAGccagatgatgaagagttagGGAGGAGCTTGCTCTCTCCGAACTCTGATACACCCTGA
- a CDS encoding Protein pyrABCN, giving the protein MTAINAIAPNSAAPVRPELNRFTNGLIVPAAPVTFPTLREDGSEMSDAILELIDGTAYRGISFGAEGKSVSGECVFQTGMVGYTESLTDPSYEGQILVLTYPLVGNYGVPARPTKAELDAIPAEFESSRIHIAALIVGYYSEDFSHFLAKSSLSTWLKENGVPALFGVDTRALTKKIREKGSMLAKVLARTTGPGTSRPLDLSATAALSSVPSTPYPWREEFIDIPFSNPNEQNLVAAVSISAPRLFKPTCKPRLHPSGRPLRVVAIDVGMKYNQIRCFLARGIELKVVPWDYDYLNDSEPYDGLFVSNGPGDPSVLGPTISRLAKAMEKSDRPIFGICLGHQLLALAAGGTTSKMKYGNRGHNIPCTDALSGRCYITSQNHGYQVDTGSLPTGWKELFKNANDGSNEGIYCEDKPFFSVQFHPESNAGPRDTEFLFDVFIQRVEDCAVTGAMTPISMPGGQKEDNDRRIPRAKVNKVIILGSGGLSIGQAGEFDYSGSQAIKALKEEGIYTIMINPNIATIATSKGLADKVYFLPVTVEFVRKVIKFEKPDGIYVTFGGQTALSVGIGLKDEFEELGVQVLGTPIQTIITTEDRQLFASAMEEIGEKCAESHTATTPDEAVAAAQAIGFPIIVRAAYALGGLGSGFAQDEAQLRALCSKAFATSPQVLVEKSMKGWKEIEYEVVRDCRDNCITVCNMENFDPLGIHTGDSIVVAPSQTLSDSDYNMLRTTAINVIRHLGVVGECNIQYALNPTSQEYCIIEVNARLSRSSALASKATGYPLAFIAAKLGLGIPLNEIKNSVTKVTSACFEPSLDYCVVKIPRWDLKKFNRVSRLLSSSMKSVGEVMSIGRTFEETIQKAIRAIDDQFSGFAKNDFVENIDEELVNPTDKRIFAISTAFHRGYSVDKIWQMTNIDKWFLNKLQNIFNMEKTLSTCTVSNLPTQLLRHAKQYGFSDRQIAGCIGSTELAVRRLRQESGIAPFVKQIDTVAAEFPAFTNYLYTTYNAIEHDVKFNDRGVIVLGSGVYRIGSSVEFDWCAVRAIRTLREQGLPTVMVNYNPETVSTDYDEADRLYFENISLETILDIYDVESARGVILSMGGQTPNNIALPLYRQNVKIYGTSPEMIDMAENRYKFSRLLDEIDVDQPLWKELTSYEAAADFCEKVGYPVLVRPSYVLSGAAMNVVSTNDDLANYLTQAAEVSRDHPVVISKYIEQAKEIEMDAVAKDGKMIMHYISEHVENAGVHSGDATLIHPPQDLDPQTVRQIEEATAKIGNALNVTGPFNIQFIAKNNEIKVIECNLRAARSFPFVSKVTGVDAIEMATKVMLGIPVEAYPDLGLPADYVGVKVPQFSFSRLSGADPVLGVEMASTGEVACFGHDKYEAYLKALISTGIVPPKKNILFSIGSYKEKLEILPSVQKLSAAGYNIFATSGTSDFLTEHGVPCKYLETLGEDSRDKQKSEYSLTQHLANNLIDMYINLPSKNHYRRPASYTSKGYHTRRMAVDFAVPLITNVKNAKMLAEALVRRLPLDVSSLDSKSSHRTHTFPGLINIGSFVPGLTMADNKDFAAATEASLSAGFTTALILPFGVNNSISDRQTLEQARSNVSGAAHCNFAFSMTATAANAGALDEELLAEVKSLFIPSATPLSVVASHFSSWPTEKAIVTDAKSSELASILLLASLHGRSVHITDVRTTDDLLLISLSKAKQLKVTCDVSVFSLFFTEEEYPGTGILPTAAAQKTLWNKLEVIDAFSVGTIPHQLATALGKPATAWSGVGETLPLLLSAVIDGRLTLDDIRVRLHENPAQIFGIAEQFQTSVEVVIGRKSKFAGDENTWSPVQFASAAVHRVVVHGQTSFLDGTLFSTNAGRDISSTLYTHSGTQAPAAKEPETPYREAHTVPSNAIAQSVGFQQQQGPASQVLSHVQLHPAFHRRHILSVKQFSQRDMYDLFAIANEMRLQVERNGSLDILKGKVLCTVFYEPSTRTSSSFDAAMKRCGGSVVQVTADTSSVMKGETLPDTIRTLACYGDAIVLRHPQMGSAQEAAKFSPVPIINAGDGIGEHPTQALLDIYTIRSELGTVNGRTITLIGDLKNGRTVHSLVTLLCLYSVRLNFVSPPSLAMPSNVVSAARKAGIPVTICESLEEVLADTDVLYVTRVQKERFTNESEWLQVKDAYRIDHAVLSRAKEEMIVMHPLPRVNEIDPEVDFDSRRAVYFRQMRYGLFIRMALLASVMA; this is encoded by the exons ATGACCGCTATAAATGCTATTGCTCCCAACTCGGCAGCCCCAGTTCGCCCAGAACTCAACCGTTTTACCAACGGTCTCATCGTTCCCGCTGCTCCAGTCACTTTCCCTACTTTACGAGAAGATGGATCAGAAATGAGTGACGCCATTCTCGAGCTCATCGATGGGACTGCCTACCGGGGCATCAGCTTCGGTGCTGAGGGCAAGAGTGTCTCAGGAGAATGTGTCTTCCAAACTG GTATGGTCGGATACACTGAGTCCTTGACGGACCCTTCTTACGAGGGTCAGATTCTGGTATTGACCTACCCACTCGTCGGGAACTACGGTGTTCCTGCGCGACCCACAAAAGCAGAGCTGGATGCGATTCCCGCCGAATTCGAATCTTCCCGCATCCACATCGCTGCACTTATCGTTGGCTACTATTCAGAGGACTTCAGCCACTTCCTTGCAAAATCTTCTCTCAGCACATGGCTGAAGGAGAATGGAGTTCCTGCCCTATTTGGCGTCGACACTCGCGCCCTCACCAAAAAAATCAGAGAGAAGGGATCCATGCTCGCCAAGGTGTTAGCCCGCACCACAGGCCCAGGAACCAGTCGTCCCCTTGATCTTTCTGCCACCGCGGCTCTTTCCTCGGTGCCATCAACGCCTTACCCATGGCGCGAAGAATTCATCGACATTCCTTTCTCAAACCCCAATGAACAGAACCTGGTTGCGGCAGTGTCTATTTCGGCGCCCCGTTTGTTCAAACCCACATGCAaacctcgtcttcatccCTCCGGTCGCCCGTTACGCGTTGTCGCCATCGATGTTGGGATGAAATACAACCAAATTCGATGCTTTCTGGCGCGCGGCATTGAACTCAAGGTGGTTCCTTGGGATTACGACTATCTGAACGATTCTGAGCCTTATGACggtttgtttgtttccaaCGGACCTGGCGACCCTTCAGTCTTGGGACCTACTATTTCGCGACTTGCGAAGGCCATGGAGAAGAGCGATCGCCCTATTTTTGGTATCTGCCTTGGTCACCAACTGCTGGCATTGGCTGCTGGAGGCACAACCTCGAAGATGAAGTACGGTAACCGTGGACATAATATTCCTTGTACCGACGCCCTTTCGGGACGGTGCTATATCACCAGTCAAAATCACGGTTATCAAGTAGACACTGGATCGCTCCCTACTGGATGGAAGGAACTTTTCAAGAACGCGAATGATGGTAGCAACGAGGGCATTTACTGCGAGGACAAGCCCTTTTTCTCCGTCCAGTTCCATCCTGAGTCGAATGCTGGTCCTCGCGACACGGAATTCCTTTTCGACGTTTTCATCCAGAGGGTTGAGGACTGCGCCGTCACTGGAGCCATGACCCCCATCTCTATGCCTGGAGGTCAAAAGGAGGACAATGACAGACGTATTCCTCGCGCTAAGGTCAACAAGGTCATCATCCTCGGATCTGGTGGACTGTCTATTGGTCAGGCCGGCGAATTCGATTACTCAGGCTCCCAGGCGATCAAGGCTCTTAAAGAAGAGGGTATCTATACCATCATGATCAACCCCAACATCGCTACCATTGCCACTTCCAAGGGCCTCGCTGATAAGGTTTACTTCCTACCCGTTACAGTCGAGTTCGTCCGGAAGGTTATCAAGTTCGAGAAGCCGGACGGTATCTATGTCACCTTTGGTGGACAGACCGCTCTCAGCGTCGGTATCGGTCTCAAGGATGAATTTGAAGAGCTCGGAGTCCAAGTTCTCGGAACACCCATTCAgaccatcatcaccaccgAAGATCGCCAGCTTTTCGCCTCTGCCATGGAGGAGATTGGAGAGAAGTGCGCCGAGAGTCATACCGCGACCACGCCCGATGAAGCTGTCGCTGCTGCCCAAGCAATTGGTTTCCCTATCATCGTTCGTGCAGCGTATGCGCTCGGAGGCCTGGGCTCTGGTTTCGCGCAGGACGAGGCGCAGCTCCGTGCTCTGTGCAGCAAAGCTTTCGCAACTAGTCCTCAGGTCCTCGTGGAGAAGAGTATGAAGGGGTGGAAAGAAATCGAGTACGAGGTTGTCCGTGATTGCAGAGACAACTGTATCACCGTTTGTAACATGGAG AACTTTGATCCTCTTGGTATCCACACCGGCGATTCCATTGTTGTTGCACCCTCGCAGACCCTTTCCGACTCCGACTACAACATGCTGCGAACGACCGCTATCAACGTCATTCGCCACCTTGGTGTTGTCGGAGAGTGCAATATTCAGTATGCTCTGAATCCGACGTCTCAAGAATATTGCATCATCGAG GTTAACGCTCGTCTTTCTCGTTCATCGGCGTTGGCTTCAAAGGCCACTGGTTACCCTCTAGCTTTCATCGCCGCCAAACTTGGTCTCGGAATTCCTTTGAACGAGATCAAGAACTCGGTGACTAAAGTTACCAGTGCATGCTTCGAACCCAGTTTGGATTACTGCGTGGTTAAGATCCCTCGCTgggatctcaagaagttcAACCGCGTCAGCAGGCttctcagcagcagcatgaAGAGTGTTGGTGAGGTCATGAGTATTGGTAGGACATTTGAGGAGACAATTCAGAAGGCTATCCGTGCGATTGATGATCAATTCTCTGGATTTGCGAAG AACGATTTCGTCGAGAACATCGATGAGGAATTGGTCAATCCTACGGACAAGCGTATCTTTGCCATCTCGACCGCTTTCCATCGCGGATACAGCGTTGACAAGATATGGCAAATGACCAACATCGACAAGTGGTTCCTCAACAAGTTGCAGAACATTTTCAACATGGAGAAAACCCTGTC GACTTGCACCGTTTCCAACTTGCCTACTCAGCTCTTGCGCCACGCTAAGCAATACGGTTTCTCTGACCGTCAAATTGCTGGATGCATAGGTTCCACTGAGCTCGCAGTCCGCAGGCTTCGTCAGGAATCCGGCATTGCTCCTTTCGTCAAGCAAATCGACACTGTCGCTGCAGAGTTCCCAGCGTTTACCAACTACCTCTATACCACTTATAACGCTATTGAGCACGACGTCAAATTTAACGACCGTGGTGTTATCGTTCTTGGATCTGGTGTTTACCGAATCGGTTCCTCGGTCGAGTTCGATTGGTGCGCTGTCCGTGCCATCCGAACCCTTCGCGAACAGGGTCTCCCCACCGTCATGGTCAACTATAACCCCGAAACTGTCAGTACCGACTACGACGAGGCTGATCGCCTATACTTCGAGAATATTAGCTTGGAGACGATCTTAGATATCTACGACGTTGAAAGCGCCCGCGGTGTTATCCTGTCCATGGGTGGCCAAACGCCCAACAACATTGCTCTGCCACTTTACCGCCAGAATGTCAAGATCTACGGAACTTCTCCAGAGATGATCGACATGGCCGAGAATCGATACAAGTTTTCGCGTTTGCTTGACGAAATTGACGTCGACCAACCTTTGTGGAAGGAATTGACTAGTTACGAGGCCGCAGCCGACTTCTGCGAGAAGGTTGGCTACCCTGTGCTCGTACGCCCTTCTTACGTCCTTTCGGGTGCGGCAATGAACGTCGTATCCACCAACGACGATCTGGCGAACTACCTGACTCAGGCCGCAGAAGTATCGCGCGACCACCCCGTCGTTATCTCCAAATACATCGAGCAGGCGAAGGAAATCGAAATGGACGCGGTTGCGAAGGATGGCAAGATGATCATGCACTACATCTCCGAGCACGTCGAAAACGCTGGTGTGCACTCTGGCGATGCCACGCTCATCCACCCACCACAGGACCTCGACCCCCAGACCGTGCGCCAGATCGAAGAGGCGACCGCCAAGATCGGCAATGCGCTTAACGTCACTGGTCCGTTCAATATCCAGTTTATTGCAAAGAACAACGAAATCAAAGTTATCGAGTGTAATTTGCGTGCAGCGCGTTCGTTCCCATTCGTGTCGAAGGTGACTGGTGTGGATGCGATTGAGATGGCGACAAAGGTTATGCTTGGTATCCCGGTCGAAGCATACCCTGATCTTGGACTCCCTGCGGATTATGTTGGTGTCAAGGTTCCTCAGTTCAGTTTCAGTCGTCTGTCGGGAGCAGACCCTGTGCTGGGTGTGGAGATGGCCTCGACCGGTGAGGTTGCCTGCTTCGGACACGACAAATATGAAGCGTACCTCAAGGCGTTAATTTCGACTGGTATCGTCCCCCCCAAGAAGAACATTCTCTTCTCAATTGGAAGTTATAAGGAGAAGTTGGAGATCTTGCCTTCGGTTCAGAAGCTCAGCGCTGCTGGATACAACATCTTCGCTACTTCTGGTACTTCAGATTTCTTGACCGAGCATGGCGTTCCTTGCAAG TACCTCGAGACCCTTGGAGAGGACAGCCGCGACAAGCAGAAGTCAGAATATTCTTTGACTCAGCACTTGGCCAACAATCTCATCGATATGTACATCAATTTGCCGTCGAAGAATCATTACCGTCGTCCAGCTAGCTACACCAGTAAGGGTTACCATACCCGTCGTATGGCTGTCGACTTTGCTGTGCCTCTCATCACCAACGTCAAGAATGCTAAGATGCTCGCTGAGGCTCTCGTACGCAGGCTCCCTCTGGATGTCTCTAGCCTCGACTCCAAGAGCTCTCATCGCACGCACACCTTCCCAGGGTTGATCAACATCGGTTCTTTTGTCCCTGGTCTGACGATGGCCGATAACAAGGACTTCGCTGCTGCCACTGAAGCTTCACTCAGCGCCGGATTCACCACCGCGCTCATCCTTCCATTCGGCGTGAACAACTCCATCTCGGATCGCCAGACACTTGAGCAGGCTCGCTCGAATGTTAGCGGAGCGGCACATTGTAACTTTGCGTTCAGCATGACAGCTACCGCGGCGAATGCTGGTGCCCTTGACGAGGAGCTGCTCGCTGAGGTCAAATCGCTCTTCATCCCTTCGGCAACTCCCTTGTCTGTCGTCGCTTCCCACTTCTCGTCATGGCCAACTGAGAAGGCCATTGTTACTGATGCCAAGAGCTCAGAGCTTGCCTCCATCTTACTTTTGGCCAGTCTTCACGGCCGTAGCGTCCATATCACTGACGTTAGAACTACCGACGATCTCCTTCTCATTTCCTTGAGCAAGGCCAAACAGCTCAAAGTTACTTGCGACGTGTCAGTGTTCTCTCTGTTCTTCACTGAAGAAGAATATCCAGGCACAGGAATTCTTCCCACCGCCGCCGCTCAGAAGACTTTATGGAACAAGCTCGAAGTCattgatgccttttccgTCGGAACCATTCCTCACCAGCTCGCAACCGCTCTAGGAAAACCAGCGACTGCTTGGTCCGGTGTTGGTGAAACTTTGCCTCTCTTGTTGTCGGCTGTGATCGATGGTCGATTGACTTTAGATGACATCAGAGTCCGCCTACATGAGAACCCTGCCCAGATCTTTGGTATCGCCGAACAATTCCAGACAAGCGTCGAAGTTGTCATTGGTCGTAAATCCAAGTTCGCTGGCGATGAAAACACCTGGTCGCCTGTCCAGTTTGCTTCTGCAGCTGTCCATCGTGTTGTTGTCCATGGCCAGACTTCGTTCTTGGATGGCACTTTGTTCTCCACCAATGCTGGTCGCGATATCTCCAGCACTCTTTACACTCATTCTGGCACGCAAGCACCTGCTGCTAAAGAACCGGAGACACCCTACCGCGAGGCTCATACTGTGCCCAGCAATGCCATTGCTCAATCCGTGGGattccaacaacaacaaggcCCTGCTTCCCAAGTCTTGTCGCACGTTCAGCTTCACCCTGCTTTCCACCGACGCCACATACTTTCTGTCAAGCAGTTTTCGCAGCGTGATATGTACGATCTTTTCGCCATTGCCAACGAGATGCGCCTTCAGGTTGAAAGGAACGGCAGCCTGGATATCCTGAAGGGAAAAGTGCTCTGCACTGTGTTCTACGAGCCATCGACACGTACTAGCTCTTCGTTTGACGCCGCTATGAAGCGTTGTGGTGGCTCTGTTGTCCAGGTCACTGCGGACACCTCGTCGGTCATGAAAGGTGAAACCTTGCCGGACACCATTCGCACTTTGGCTTGCTATGGAGATGCTATCGTCCTTAGGCATCCTCAGATGGGCAGTGCTCAGGAGGCTGCTAAATTCTCTCCCGTTCCTATTATTAATGCTGGAGACGGGATTGGCGAACACCCCACTCAA GCCCTGCTTGATATCTACACCATTCGTTCTGAGCTGGGTACTGTCAACGGAAGGACCATCACCCTCATCGGCGACCTCAAGAATGGAAGGACAGTTCACAGCCTTGTCACCTTGTTATGCTTGTACTCTGTCCGCCTTAACTTTgtctctcctccttctctcgCGATGCCATCCAACGTCGTCTCCGCAGCACGCAAGGCTGGCATCCCTGTCACTATTTGCGAGTCTCTTGAGGAGGTCCTCGCCGATACAGACGTCCTATACGTCACGAGGGTCCAGAAGGAGAGGTTCACGAATGAGAGCGAGTGGTTGCAGGTCAAGGATGCTTACCGCATCGACCACGCTGTTCTCTCCAGGGCGAAGGAGGAGATGATCGTTATGCACCCCTTGCCCCGCGTTAACG AAATTGATCCCGAGGTTGATTTCGACTCCCGCCGTGCAGTGTACTTCCGTCAAATGCGCTATGGACTTTTT ATTCGTATGGCTTTGCTTGCTTCTGTTATGGCGTAA